One window of the Trypanosoma brucei gambiense DAL972 chromosome 5, complete sequence genome contains the following:
- a CDS encoding translation initiation factor, putative translates to MEDDGLMSNIIIVNGLPARVTPEKRAMFLRHMTKKVSDVLGHDKFTIHPVLDEETEHVAGAFLTFTTVNSAEDALARLNRFPFTKTDILSTYRWCALKAASEPPEEYKPPEMEQDTDADFAHTMAEDSMARPQFFIKQGESFDVEWYWFNYTTLKAELYRKPRPLKTDSVGQWTEMDRRQKRLDPGLVYGALTSVRPMPAWSTFGRIMVSQHMGGLKLWGGRKMHMLFEVTELDIKAFYISPQEKYLVVKSPKEVSVWNIRLSKKIRVLGGLDLADSDKWPIARYNAEDELVAISHACLEPMGQGKLFLYRAETMRALQVESNSETPVHSLVIPGLKVAEWNPAVGNQMAILVQGGSSEGWKIIIQNLVVKDDVVRAEVIEQRNFLQAQRLDLLWHPQGTHLVVKVTKTNSTEYSIFSVGVKSAAAYQLKVENGLTPGRFAWKPSGPHFAVICEDRARTGKLGDTSEIRIYCIKKQLKLIGHYPTSATHLFWAPRGSRLVATNYDKSTLHFYGINDSGACVQLERVTSPVTDTAWDPTGRFYAAWVSALRNSGDNQFRIFDLNGRELMQKSVRQLSHFAWRPLAPPVLTAAEIKHIQDNLREYSQRYQNEVKEQKEREEAELQSKEREKEEQYKKRMKGIARHHADKGLARTREELIASSRWSRLWARRMKSLPPEEMILHEVVTEQRIERRRPLN, encoded by the coding sequence ATGGAGGACGATGGCTTGATGTCGAACATCATCATTGTAAATGGCCTCCCGGCGAGAGTTACACCGGAGAAGCGTGCCATGTTCCTGCGTCACATGACGAAGAAAGTTTCCGACGTCCTTGGTCACGATAAATTCACAATCCACCCCGTCCTTGATGAGGAAACGGAGCACGTTGCTGGAGCCTTTCTCACTTTCACTACGGTGAATAGCGCGGAGGATGCTCTCGCCCGCCTAAATCGCTTTCCCTTTACAAAGACCGATATTCTCTCGACATATAGGTGGTGCGCGCTTAAGGCAGCGAGTGAACCGCCGGAGGAGTACAAACCGCCAGAGATGGAGCAGGACACCGATGCGGATTTTGCTCACACAATGGCGGAAGACTCCATGGCGCGCCCGCAGTTCTTCATTAAGCAGGGCGAGTCCTTCGATGTAGAGTGGTATTGGTTTAACTACACTACACTAAAGGCTGAATTATACCGCAAGCCCCGCCCCCTCAAGACAGATTCTGTTGGACAGTGGACGGAGATGGACCGTCGACAGAAGAGACTTGACCCCGGTCTTGTGTACGGCGCCTTGACGTCTGTTCGGCCGATGCCTGCATGGTCGACATTCGGTCGGATTATGGTTTCGCAGCATATGGGTGGCCTGAAACTGTGGGGTGGGCGCAAGATGCATATGTTATTCGAGGTTACTGAGCTTGATATCAAGGCCTTTTACATTTCTCCACAGGAAAAATACCTTGTAGTAAAGTCACCAAAGGAGGTGAGCGTATGGAATATCCGTTTATCAAAAAAGATTCGCGTACTGGGCGGTCTCGATCTTGCCGACTCAGATAAGTGGCCCATTGCCCGCTACAATGCGGAGGATGAGCTTGTCGCTATCTCGCATGCCTGTTTGGAGCCAATGGGACAAGGTAAATTATTTTTGTATCGAGCTGAGACAATGCGAGCTCTCCAGGTGGAGTCCAACAGTGAAACACCGGTGCATTCTTTGGTCATTCCCGGACTGAAGGTGGCCGAATGGAATCCGGCAGTCGGCAATCAGATGGCCATTCTAGTCCAAGGAGGCTCCAGTGAGGGATGGAAGATCATCATTCAAAACCTCGTTGTGAAGGATGACGTTGTGCGTGCGGAGGTAATTGAGCAGCGAAACTTCTTGCAAGCACAGCGACTTGACCTCCTATGGCACCCGCAAGGCACCCATTTGGTTGTCAAAGTAACGAAAACGAATTCAACAGAGTATTCgattttttctgttggtgTGAAAAGTGCTGCTGCTTACCAACTGAAGGTGGAGAACGGCTTAACTCCTGGACGTTTTGCTTGGAAACCAAGCGGCCCTCACTTCGCTGTTATATGCGAGGACCGTGCAAGGACGGGAAAGTTGGGTGACACCTCGGAGATTCGAATTTACTGCATAAAGAAACAGCTGAAACTTATTGGTCATTATCCAACATCCGCAACCCACCTCTTCTGGGCACCGCGTGGTTCTCGTTTGGTTGCAACGAACTACGACAAATCAACGTTGCACTTCTACGGTATTAATGATAGTGGCGCTTGCGTCCAACTCGAGCGAGTGACTTCACCCGTCACAGATACCGCTTGGGACCCAACTGGGCGATTCTACGCGGCGTGGGTGTCTGCGTTGCGGAACTCTGGCGATAACCAGTTCCGTATTTTTGATCTCAATGGTAGGGAACTCATGCAGAAGTCAGTGCGCCAACTTTCGCACTTTGCATGGCGGCCGCTCGCCCCCCCGGTGTTAACGGCAGCAGAGATCAAACACATACAAGATAATCTTCGAGAATACAGTCAACGATATCAAAACGAGGTTAAGGAACAAAAGGAACGTGAAGAGGCGGAACTTCAGAGTAAAGAGCgcgaaaaggaggaacaaTACAAGAAGCGCATGAAGGGGATTGCACGGCATCATGCCGATAAGGGACTAGCCCGTACACGTGAAGAGTTGATTGCCTCTTCGCGGTGGAGCCGTTTATGGGCGCGCCGCATGAAGAGCCTTCCACCAGAGGAGATGATTCTTCATGAGGTTGTCACGGAGCAGCGCATCGAGCGCCGGCGCCCACTAAATTAG